The proteins below come from a single Sorghum bicolor cultivar BTx623 chromosome 4, Sorghum_bicolor_NCBIv3, whole genome shotgun sequence genomic window:
- the LOC8077726 gene encoding aspartyl protease family protein At5g10770: MSSPVVRRALLLSLICAGALGFLPCSHGAAVAPGYVTVSAARFRPSSTCSSLDPVAQRRRNGTSAVLRLTHKHGPCAPSRASSLATPSVADTLRADQRRAEYILRRVSGRGTPQLWDSKAEAATATVPANWGFNIGTLNYVVTVSLGTPGVAQTLEVDTGSDLSWVQCTPCAAPACYSQKDPLFDPAQSSSYAAVPCGGPVCGGLGIYASSCSAAQCGYVVSYGDGSKTTGVYSSDTLTLSPNDAVRGFFFGCGHAQSGFTGNDGLLGLGREEASLVEQTAGTYGGVFSYCLPTRPSTTGYLTLGGPSGAAPPGFSTTQLLSSPNAATYYVVMLTGISVGGQQLSVPSSVFAGGTVVDTGTVITRLPPTAYAALRSAFRSGMASYGYPSAPATGILDTCYNFSGYGTVTLPNVALTFSGGATVTLGADGILSFGCLAFAPSGSDGGMAILGNVQQRSFEVRIDGTSVGFKPSSC; encoded by the exons ATGAGCTCCCCCGTGGTGCGCCGCGCACTCCTCCTGTCACTCATCTGCGCCGGAGCGCTCGGTTTCTTGCCCTGCTCCCATGGCGCCGCGGTGGCGCCCGGCTACGTCACCGTCTCCGCTGCCAGATTCAGGCCGTCCTCAACGTGCAGCTCCCTCGACCCAG TTGCGCAGCGGCGGCGGAACGGCACGTCCGCCGTGTTGCGGCTGACGCACAAGCACGGGCCGTGCGCCCCCTCGCGGGCGTCCTCCCTGGCGACCCCGTCGGTCGCTGACACGCTGCGCGCGGACCAGCGCCGGGCGGAGTACATACTGCGGAGGGTGTCGGGGCGCGGCACGCCTCAGCTGTGGGACTCCAAGGCcgaggcggcgacggcgacggtgcCGGCGAACTGGGGGTTCAACATCGGCACGCTCAATTACGTGGTGACGGTGAGCCTCGGCACGCCGGGCGTGGCGCAGACGCTTGAGGTGGACACCGGCAGCGACTTGTCCTGGGTGCAGTGCACGCCGTGCGCGGCGCCGGCGTGCTACAGCCAGAAGGACCCGCTCTTCGACCCCGCCCAGTCGTCGTCCTACGCCGCGGTGCCGTGCGGAGGGCCCGTGTGCGGGGGGCTGGGCATCTACGCGTCCTCCTGCTCGGCGGCGCAGTGCGGGTACGTGGTCAGCTACGGCGACGGGTCCAAGACCACGGGCGTGTACAGCTCCGACACGCTGACTCTGTCGCCGAACGACGCGGTGCGGGGCTTCTTCTTCGGCTGCGGGCACGCGCAGAGCGGGTTCACCGGCAACGACGGGCTCCTCGGCCTCGGCCGCGAGGAGGCGTCGCTCGTCGAGCAGACGGCGGGCACGTACGGCGGGGTCTTCTCCTACTGCCTCCCGACGAGGCCATCCACCACGGGGTACCTGACGCTGGGCGGGCCGTCCGGCGCGGCGCCGCCGGGCTTCTCCACGACGCAGCTGCTGTCGTCGCCGAACGCGGCGACCTACTACGTCGTGATGCTGACGGGCAtcagcgtgggcgggcagcagCTGAGCGTGCCGTCGTCGGTGTTCGCGGGCGGGACAGTGGTGGACACAGGCACGGTCATCACCCGCCTGCCCCCGACCGCGTACGCGGCGCTGCGGTCCGCGTTCCGCAGCGGCATGGCCTCGTACGGCTACCCGTCCGCGCCGGCGACCgggatcctggacacgtgctacAACTTCTCCGGGTACGGCACCGTGACGCTCCCGAACGTGGCGCTCACGTTCAGCGGCGGCGCGACCGTGACGCTGGGCGCCGACGGGATCCTGTCGTTCGGCTGCCTCGCGTTCGCGCCCAGCGGCAGTGACGGTGGCATGGCCATCCTCGGCAACGTGCAGCAGCGGTCGTTCGAGGTGCGCATCGACGGCACCTCCGTCGGGTTCAAACCCAGCTCCTGCTGA
- the LOC8071769 gene encoding protein XRI1 isoform X1: MDQSYHGGAAAAAAGGSDGQILWDWQTGEHCEPSDGSHADATKFLWDCLNQDDNELLGLLGNRTPLRDCCDFFADLGDITCKETLDLEESRESKRRRILEYPSESSQSEVASHETGSPFVTSEVAEVSLLCTDEPESLNCDMQYTSNNLDTNSNEAPYEQEDNHFEHCSYGTPVYIEPDQVPCSWESIANIDDQAGISGTSEIAPLTESFIMQETRKLSTLKVSKGASTVKVKQNLTTSVAYPFTLIKPSWEEGDVTLQDINKRIHAPPKKAPEILGTSAFSGKPVIGKTRIRTEGGRGSITILRTKG, translated from the exons ATGGACCAGTCGTAccatggcggcgccgccgccgccgccgccggtggaaGCGATGGCCAAAT TCTCTGGGATTGGCAAACAGGAGAGCACTGCGAACCTAGCGATGGAAGTCATG CAGATGCTACTAAATTCTTGTGGGATTGCCTCAATCAAGATGACAATGAGCTGCTGGGATTGCTTGGAAATCGAACCCCACTGAGAGACTGCTGTGATTTCTTCGCCGACCTTGGTG ACATCACCTGCAAGGAGACCCTGGACCTGGAGGAATCTCGGGAGTCAAAGCGGCGGCGCATATTGGAGTACCCTTCAGAGTCTAGTCAGTCAGAAGTTGCAAGTCATGAAACTGGTTCTCCTTTTGTCACATCTGAG GTAGCAGAGGTTTCATTGCTCTGCACTGATGAACCAGAGAGCTTAAATTGTGATATGCAGTACACTTCAAATAATTTAG ATACGAATTCAAATGAAGCACCCTATGAGCAAGAAGATAACCATTTTGAACATTGCTCTTATGGAACCCCAGTGTACATCGAGCCTGATCAAGT GCCTTGTAGCTGGGAGAGCATTGCAAATATTGATGATCAAGCTGGTATTTCAG GAACAAGCGAGATTGCACCGTTGACAGAAAGTTTCATAATGCAGGAAACTAGGAAGCTTTCTACACTCAAAGTCTCTAAAG GTGCTTCAACAGTTAAGGTGAAGCAAAACTTAACTACATCAGTAGCATACCCTTTTACTCTCATCAAACCATCTTGGGAGGAAGGTGATGTTACTCTTCAGGATATAAACAAGCGAATCCATGCTCCCCCAAAGAAGGCCCCGGAGATCCTGGGAACTTCAGCTTTCTCTGGCAAGCCAGTGATCGGCAAGACAAGAATCAGAACAGAAGGGGGGAGAGGCAGCATCACAATTCTAAGGACAAAGGGCTGA
- the LOC8071769 gene encoding protein XRI1 isoform X2: MDQSYHGGAAAAAAGGSDGQILWDWQTGEHCEPSDGSHDATKFLWDCLNQDDNELLGLLGNRTPLRDCCDFFADLGDITCKETLDLEESRESKRRRILEYPSESSQSEVASHETGSPFVTSEVAEVSLLCTDEPESLNCDMQYTSNNLDTNSNEAPYEQEDNHFEHCSYGTPVYIEPDQVPCSWESIANIDDQAGISGTSEIAPLTESFIMQETRKLSTLKVSKGASTVKVKQNLTTSVAYPFTLIKPSWEEGDVTLQDINKRIHAPPKKAPEILGTSAFSGKPVIGKTRIRTEGGRGSITILRTKG; encoded by the exons ATGGACCAGTCGTAccatggcggcgccgccgccgccgccgccggtggaaGCGATGGCCAAAT TCTCTGGGATTGGCAAACAGGAGAGCACTGCGAACCTAGCGATGGAAGTCATG ATGCTACTAAATTCTTGTGGGATTGCCTCAATCAAGATGACAATGAGCTGCTGGGATTGCTTGGAAATCGAACCCCACTGAGAGACTGCTGTGATTTCTTCGCCGACCTTGGTG ACATCACCTGCAAGGAGACCCTGGACCTGGAGGAATCTCGGGAGTCAAAGCGGCGGCGCATATTGGAGTACCCTTCAGAGTCTAGTCAGTCAGAAGTTGCAAGTCATGAAACTGGTTCTCCTTTTGTCACATCTGAG GTAGCAGAGGTTTCATTGCTCTGCACTGATGAACCAGAGAGCTTAAATTGTGATATGCAGTACACTTCAAATAATTTAG ATACGAATTCAAATGAAGCACCCTATGAGCAAGAAGATAACCATTTTGAACATTGCTCTTATGGAACCCCAGTGTACATCGAGCCTGATCAAGT GCCTTGTAGCTGGGAGAGCATTGCAAATATTGATGATCAAGCTGGTATTTCAG GAACAAGCGAGATTGCACCGTTGACAGAAAGTTTCATAATGCAGGAAACTAGGAAGCTTTCTACACTCAAAGTCTCTAAAG GTGCTTCAACAGTTAAGGTGAAGCAAAACTTAACTACATCAGTAGCATACCCTTTTACTCTCATCAAACCATCTTGGGAGGAAGGTGATGTTACTCTTCAGGATATAAACAAGCGAATCCATGCTCCCCCAAAGAAGGCCCCGGAGATCCTGGGAACTTCAGCTTTCTCTGGCAAGCCAGTGATCGGCAAGACAAGAATCAGAACAGAAGGGGGGAGAGGCAGCATCACAATTCTAAGGACAAAGGGCTGA
- the LOC8071770 gene encoding aspartyl protease family protein At5g10770 → MKQHTMTSISKFLLLLLCSYLCLVAHAADHRTHKVLSVGSLKSAATCSEPKATPPSTSGGITVPLHHRHGPCSPVPSNKMPASLEERLQRDQLRAAYIKRKFSGAKGGDVEQSDAATVPTTLGTSLSTLEYVITVGIGSPAVTQTMSMDTGSDVSWVQCKPCSQCHSEVDSLFDPSASSTYSPFSCSSAACVQLSQSQQGNGCSSSQCQYIVSYVDGSSTTGTYSSDTLTLGSNAIKGFQFGCSQSESGGFSDQTDGLMGLGGDAQSLVSQTAGTFGKAFSYCLPPTPGSSGFLTLGAASRSGFVKTPMLRSTQIPTYYGVLLEAIRVGGQQLNIPTSVFSAGSVMDSGTVITRLPPTAYSALSSAFKAGMKKYPPAQPSGILDTCFDFSGQSSVSIPSVALVFSGGAVVNLDFNGIMLELDNWCLAFAANSDDSSLGFIGNVQQRTFEVLYDVGGGAVGFRAGAC, encoded by the exons ATGAAACAGCACACCATGACATCTATCTCGAAGTTTCTGCTTCTCCTGCTGTGCAGCTATCTCTGTCTCGTTGCTCACGCAGCAGACCATCGCACACACAAGGTTCTGTCCGTTGGCTCTCTCAAGTCTGCCGCCACCTGCTCCGAGCCCAAAG CGACTCCTCCATCAACCAGCGGCGGCATCACGGTGCCGTTGCACCACCGGCACGGGCCATGCTCGCCTGTACCCTCCAACAAGATGCCCGCCAGCTTGGAGGAGAGGCTCCAGCGTGATCAGCTTCGAGCCGCCTACATCAAACGGAAGTTCTCTGGCGCCAAGGGTGGCGACGTCGAGCAATCGGACGCCGCGACCGTGCCGACCACGCTGGGCACCTCCCTGAGCACGTTGGAGTACGTGATCACCGTTGGCATCGGCTCCCCGGCCGTGACCCAGACCATGTCCATGGACACCGGCAGCGACGTGTCGTGGGTGCAGTGCAAACCGTGTTCGCAGTGCCACTCCGAGGTGGACTCGCTCTTCGACCCCAGCGCGTCGAGCACCTACTCGCCCTTCTCCTGCAGCTCCGCCGCCTGCGTGCAGCTCAGCCAGAGCCAGCAGGGGAACGGGTGCTCCAGCTCCCAGTGCCAGTACATTGTCAGCtacgtcgatggctcgagcacGACCGGGACCTACAGCTCCGACACGCTCACGCTGGGGTCCAACGCCATCAAGGGCTTCCAGTTCGGGTGCAGCCAGTCCGAGTCCGGCGGCTTCAGCGACCAAACCGACGGGCTCATGGGGCTCGGCGGCGACGCGCAGTCTCTCGTGTCCCAGACGGCGGGGACCTTCGGCAAGGCCTTCTCGTACTGCCTCCCGCCGACTCCGGGCTCGTCCGGGTTCCTCACTCTGGGAGCGGCAAGCCGTTCGGGTTTCGTCAAGACGCCGATGCTCAGGAGCACCCAGATCCCGACGTACTACGGCGTGCTCCTTGAGGCCATCAGGGTGGGAGGTCAGCAGCTCAACATACCCACCTCGGTCTTCTCGGCCGGGTCGGTCATGGACTCCGGGACAGTCATCACGAGGCTGCCGCCGACGGCCTACTCGGCGCTGTCGTCGGCGTTCAAGGCCGGGATGAAGAAGTACCCGCCGGCACAGCCAAGCGGCATCCTGGACACTTGCTTTGACTTCAGCGGCCAGTCCAGCGTCAGCATACCGAGCGTCGCACTAGTCTTCTCCGGGGGCGCCGTGGTCAACCTCGACTTCAACGGGATCATGCTGGAGCTGGACAACTGGTGCCTCGCCTTCGCGGCCAACAGCGACGACAGCTCCTTGGGCTTCATCGGCAACGTGCAGCAGCGGACGTTCGAGGTGTTGTACGACGTCGGCGGTGGTGCTGTGGGGTTCAGGGCAGGGGCTTGCTGA
- the LOC8071771 gene encoding uncharacterized protein LOC8071771, translated as MVTMEFSRAYKKATAALDEAARARLRGPFIGDIAPWSDRADADDDLMDLVDEFYNGYGEHGTDYGVATKDAVASQTTEWKEALRLTLAEAAADAAAVRIRAEAERIVRGAGPAVVGGGGIGKHLVERLRARGYDAGLCRSSWERTSSIPAPGTYEYVDVAVGSPPLPSRYIVEVNVAAEFEIARPSAEYQDLLSSLPPVLVARPGALKELAAAMCAAAAESIRGAGMHVPPWRRAPYVQAKWSAQFERMEAAVPVAATGPRPEGGPRAAVHARRPGMGKNCGMEMEMGRRQGVMGREALVSVRPLFRGL; from the exons ATGGTGACAATGGAGTTCTCGCGTGCGTACAAGAAGGCAACAGCGGCGCTAGACGAGGCGGCGAGGGCGCGGCTACGGGGCCCGTTCATCGGCGACATCGCGCCGTGGTCCGACCGTGCGGACGCCGACGACGATCTGATGGATTTGGTCGACGAGTTCTACAACGGATACGGCGAGCACGGCACGGACTACGGCGTCGCCACCAAGGATGCCGTGGCGTCCCAGACCACGGAGTGGAAGGAAGCGTTGCGCTTGACGCTGGCGGAAGCGGCGGCCGACGCGGCCGCCGTACGAATCCGCGCCGAGGCGGAGCGCATTGTCCGAGGCGCTGGGCCGGCCGTCGTTGGCGGCGGCGGGATCGGGAAACACCTTGTGGAGCGGCTCCGTGCGAGGGGTTACGACGCCG GTCTCTGCAGATCGTCGTGGGAAAGAACCAGCAGCATCCCGGCGCCGGGCACGTACGAGTACGTGGACGTGGCAGTGGGttcgccgccgctgccgtctCGCTACATCGTGGAGGTCAACGTTGCAGCCGAGTTCGAGATCGCGAGGCCGAGCGCGGAGTACCAGGACCTCCTCTCCTCCCTGCCGCCGGTGCTCGTGGCGAGGCCTGGAGCTCTGAAGGAACTCGCCGCGGCAATGTGCGCCGCAGCGGCGGAGTCTATCCGCGGCGCGGGCATGCACGTGCCGCCGTGGAGGCGCGCGCCGTACGTGCAGGCCAAGTGGTCCGCGCAGTTCGAGAGAATGGAGGCCGCGGTGCCGGTGGCGGCGACGGGGCCACGCCCTGAAGGAGGACCGAGGGCGGCAGTGCATGCCCGGCGGCCTGGCATGGGGAAGAATTGCGgaatggagatggagatgggaCGCCGGCAGGGGGTCATGGGACGGGAGGCACTGGTGAGCGTCAGGCCCTTGTTCAGAGGATTGTGA